In Achromobacter spanius, the following proteins share a genomic window:
- the rnc gene encoding ribonuclease III: protein MSLATLENRLDHHFGDPALLEQALTHRSHGARHNERLEFLGDSVLNFVVAAMLFERYSKIDEGDLSRLRANLVKQASLADIAQRLELSQYLRLGEGELKSGGFRRPSILADTVEALFGAVFLDAGFEAARRVIVRQYLPVLASVDPKTLGKDAKTLLQEFLQGRKLALPLYTVVATHGAAHSQQFEVECAIPALEIKVTAPGASRRAAEQSAAKLALEAALAISPATKAARKSGKARKTAQLSLPVAVAQETK from the coding sequence ATGTCGCTAGCCACGCTAGAAAACCGCCTGGATCACCACTTCGGTGATCCGGCTTTGCTTGAACAGGCACTGACGCATCGCAGTCATGGTGCGCGCCACAACGAGCGCTTGGAATTCCTTGGGGATTCCGTGCTGAACTTCGTCGTTGCGGCCATGCTGTTCGAGCGCTACTCGAAAATTGACGAAGGCGATCTGTCGCGGCTGCGGGCCAATCTGGTCAAGCAGGCCTCGCTGGCGGATATCGCCCAGCGCCTGGAGCTCTCGCAGTATCTGCGCCTGGGCGAAGGCGAATTGAAAAGCGGCGGGTTCCGCCGGCCATCGATTCTTGCGGACACGGTCGAGGCGCTGTTTGGCGCCGTCTTTCTGGACGCGGGCTTTGAGGCCGCGCGCCGCGTGATCGTGCGCCAGTACCTGCCGGTGCTGGCCTCGGTTGACCCCAAAACGCTGGGCAAGGACGCCAAGACCTTGCTGCAGGAATTCCTGCAAGGCCGCAAGTTGGCGCTGCCGCTGTATACGGTGGTGGCCACGCATGGCGCGGCCCACAGCCAGCAGTTCGAAGTCGAGTGCGCCATCCCGGCGCTCGAGATCAAGGTTACGGCGCCCGGCGCCAGCCGCCGCGCCGCCGAGCAATCGGCGGCCAAGCTGGCTTTGGAGGCTGCGCTGGCCATCAGCCCGGCCACCAAGGCTGCCCGCAAGTCGGGCAAGGCGCGCAAAACCGCGCAATTGTCGCTGCCCGTGGCAGTGGCTCAAGAGACTAAATGA
- the era gene encoding GTPase Era, which translates to MSDTPFRTGFVAIVGRPNVGKSTLTNALIGSKISIVSRKAQTTRHRIHGVLTREHEQFVFVDTPGFQTRHGGAMNRMMNRVVTQALADVDVVVHVVEAGKWSEGDAKLLPLLPNPERTILVVSKIDQMKNRDDLFAFVSKIMALHPFGAVVPVSASKNQQLDQLLEEIATRLPEGEAMFEEDTLTDRPMRFIAAELVREKIFRLVGDELPYGCTVVIEQWEETAKGASINACVVVERDSHKPILLGTGGMHMKRIATEARQDIAKLLDKPVHLEVYIKVRKGWSDREGALRDLGYE; encoded by the coding sequence ATGAGCGATACCCCTTTTCGTACCGGCTTTGTTGCCATCGTTGGCCGCCCCAATGTGGGCAAGTCCACGCTGACCAACGCCCTGATCGGTTCCAAGATCTCCATCGTGTCGCGCAAGGCGCAGACCACGCGCCACCGCATCCATGGCGTGTTGACGCGCGAACACGAGCAGTTCGTCTTCGTTGATACCCCCGGTTTCCAGACGCGCCATGGCGGCGCCATGAACCGCATGATGAACCGCGTCGTGACGCAGGCCCTGGCCGACGTCGACGTGGTGGTGCATGTGGTCGAGGCCGGCAAGTGGTCGGAAGGCGACGCCAAGTTGCTGCCGCTGTTGCCCAACCCGGAGCGCACGATTCTGGTCGTCTCGAAGATCGACCAAATGAAGAATCGTGATGATCTCTTCGCCTTCGTTTCCAAGATCATGGCGCTGCATCCGTTCGGCGCCGTGGTGCCGGTCAGCGCCAGCAAGAACCAGCAACTGGATCAGTTGCTGGAAGAAATTGCCACGCGCCTGCCCGAAGGCGAGGCGATGTTCGAAGAAGACACGTTGACTGACCGCCCCATGCGCTTCATTGCCGCCGAACTGGTGCGCGAGAAGATCTTCCGCCTGGTCGGCGACGAGCTGCCCTACGGCTGTACCGTCGTCATCGAGCAATGGGAAGAGACCGCCAAGGGCGCCAGCATCAACGCCTGCGTGGTGGTCGAGCGCGACAGCCACAAGCCCATTCTCCTGGGCACGGGCGGCATGCACATGAAGCGTATCGCCACGGAGGCGCGGCAGGACATCGCCAAGCTGCTGGACAAGCCCGTGCACCTTGAGGTCTACATCAAGGTGCGCAAGGGGTGGTCCGACCGCGAGGGTGCGCTCCGCGATTTGGGCTATGAGTAG
- the recO gene encoding DNA repair protein RecO, producing MSRRAPRVQDRPGFMLHATAWRETSLIVQTFSRDHGCVAMVAKGAKRPYSVLRPVLSAFQPLLLSWTGNGDVKTLTRAEIAGIRPLTGTALMSAWYMNELLLRLLPREDAHPLLFDAYDMALQQLSNGTRAAGALRRFEWTLLRETGYGVDEDAPDFEDTAIEPALRRDLRERLAEILAGRPLSTRRVLMDLQRV from the coding sequence ATGAGTAGACGGGCGCCTCGCGTCCAGGATCGCCCGGGCTTTATGCTGCACGCCACCGCGTGGCGTGAAACCTCCCTTATTGTTCAGACGTTTTCCCGCGATCATGGCTGTGTGGCCATGGTCGCCAAGGGCGCCAAGCGCCCTTACTCGGTGCTGCGGCCCGTGTTGTCGGCCTTTCAGCCCCTGCTGCTGTCCTGGACCGGCAACGGCGACGTCAAGACACTGACGCGCGCTGAAATCGCGGGCATCCGCCCGTTGACCGGCACCGCACTGATGTCCGCCTGGTACATGAACGAGCTTTTGCTGCGCCTGCTGCCACGTGAGGACGCCCACCCCTTGCTATTCGATGCCTACGACATGGCGTTGCAGCAGTTGTCCAACGGCACGCGCGCCGCGGGCGCGTTGCGCCGCTTTGAATGGACCTTGCTGCGCGAGACCGGCTATGGCGTGGATGAAGACGCGCCCGATTTCGAAGACACCGCCATCGAACCCGCGCTGCGCCGGGACTTGCGCGAACGCCTGGCCGAGATCCTTGCCGGCCGCCCCTTGTCCACCCGCCGCGTCCTGATGGACTTGCAGCGCGTCTGA
- a CDS encoding LysR family transcriptional regulator → MTFTLKQVETFRTVYETESVTAAARRLDVSPATVSATLAALEASIELRLFERVRQRMQRTPEATLLYEEIRRLNVGLESLGRKIRAIRGAAQPRLRIGCIHAYGGTIVSDAISRFRTRYPDTPLYLQIRDSNTLRDMVVSGELDLAVVADESELEGLLGHRLARLRAVAVFPAGHALARVERVEFTHLADAEVIALNAEDGSRKRLDSLLLQAGLSLKVAIETPYSSTVCQLALAGHGVGIANPATAVGMEAAGLCYRPLTAPVHFECHMILHGSRPLSEAGKFWATCLRGALAPLVERFGV, encoded by the coding sequence ATGACCTTCACGCTGAAACAGGTCGAGACGTTCCGCACCGTTTACGAAACGGAAAGCGTGACCGCTGCTGCCCGGCGCCTGGATGTGTCGCCCGCGACAGTCAGCGCGACCTTGGCCGCGCTGGAAGCCAGTATTGAGTTGCGCCTGTTCGAGCGTGTGCGCCAGCGGATGCAGCGCACGCCCGAGGCCACCTTGCTGTACGAGGAAATCCGCCGCTTGAACGTGGGGCTGGAAAGCCTTGGGCGCAAGATCCGTGCGATCCGTGGCGCCGCGCAGCCGCGCCTGCGCATTGGTTGCATCCATGCGTATGGCGGCACCATCGTCAGCGACGCGATCTCGCGGTTTCGCACGCGCTATCCCGACACGCCGCTGTATCTGCAAATTCGAGACTCCAACACCTTGCGCGACATGGTGGTGTCGGGTGAGCTCGACCTGGCGGTGGTGGCCGACGAATCTGAACTGGAAGGGCTGCTCGGCCACCGGCTGGCGCGTTTGCGTGCCGTGGCGGTGTTTCCCGCCGGCCATGCGCTGGCGCGCGTGGAGCGCGTGGAATTCACCCATCTTGCGGATGCCGAGGTCATCGCCCTGAACGCGGAGGATGGCTCGCGCAAGCGCCTGGATTCGCTATTGCTGCAGGCGGGGCTAAGCCTGAAGGTGGCCATCGAAACCCCGTATTCCAGCACCGTGTGCCAACTGGCGCTGGCGGGGCATGGGGTAGGCATCGCCAACCCGGCGACTGCCGTGGGGATGGAGGCCGCGGGCCTTTGCTACCGCCCGCTGACCGCACCGGTGCATTTTGAATGCCACATGATCCTGCACGGCAGCCGGCCCCTGTCCGAGGCCGGCAAATTCTGGGCCACCTGCCTGCGCGGTGCGCTGGCCCCGCTGGTGGAGCGCTTCGGCGTCTAG